The sequence below is a genomic window from Oreochromis aureus strain Israel breed Guangdong linkage group 12, ZZ_aureus, whole genome shotgun sequence.
catttgttttgtctgctaAAAGGCCTCAAGGACAGTCGAGTCCTAAAGCTCCATTTAGGCTAACCCTTTCCAGGCCTCCCGGATAGGAGTCAATTCCAGAGAGTCCATTAAATACATAACATCGCACTTTATTTACTTTAGATCCTaatctctctgtgtttgtctcccACCAGGGAACAGAAGGCAAAGAGGAACAGTCAGTGGGTTCCCACGCTGCCCAACAGTTCCCATCATCTGGACGCCGTGCCCTGCTCGACCACCATCAACCGCAGCCGACTGGGCCGGGACAAGAAGAGGACCTTCCCCCTGTGGTGAGCATTGAGCTGCTGGAGAGACTGAAGAGCAtttagcagtgcagtgcacGAAAGTCAACACACATTTTCTCCAATAGAATATGCTATACTGTAGGGTCTCTGGCTAAAGTTTCTacgttttaataataataatgggcTTCCTTCTTAATATCTTTGATTGTATCTGTCAAATACAGGTCATCTAAAAAGgaacataaataaacagaaataaataattgtgagacagattaaaactgattttaaataATGTATTCCCAATAATGTGAAAAcatgcatttctttttatttttggtaCATCGACTTGTGCTGATTGATGAAAAGAGCAACACACCTTCTCTTTTAGCATGGATAAAGAAGggtgatttttctgtttaaagtttTGTTATATTCAATGAAaaagttttcttattttaatgtcTGTTATTTATGAATAATTTCTAATAATATTGAATTTGCATCTTCAGTGCTAGATGTTGTTGCACACAGAAGCCGATCTAACGAACTAAATTTTAGAGCAAAGACTAACTTACAGATAAAAgtttcatgtttaaaaataaaataaattctatCACTTATATCTTTCAGACCATCCGGATATTtaactgttgattttttttgttataatttCTTATTTCTTGTGGTTGTTCTTTCCCAGCTTTGATGACCACGATCCAGCAGTGATCCATGAAAATGCCACTCAGTCTGAGGTCCTCGTTCCGATCCGCCTGGACATGGAGATTGAAGGGCAGAAGCTCAGGGATGCTTTCACCTGGAATATGAACGGTAACGTCACCACATCCTCTCAGCTTGGAAATTTAGTAAGTCAGCACGAGACTATAAACTTGTTCTCCTTTCCTGGAATTTACAGAGAAGCTCATTTCACCCGAGATGTTCGCTGAGATCCTGTGTGACGACTTGGACCTCAACCCGCTGGCCTTCGTCCCCGCCATCGCCTCCGCCATCCGACAGCAGATTGAGTCTTATCCGACAGACAGCCTCCTGGAGGACCAGACGGACCAGAGGGTGATCATCAAGGTGATGCTCACTCCACGTAAACTGACATGTTCATACCTGTAGCACAGAAAAGTTTACCCAGTCTTCTTCTCCCCTTGTTCCAGCTTAACATCCACGTTGGGAACATCTCTCTGGTCGACCAGTTTGAGTGGGACATGTCTGAGAGGGAGAACTCTCCAGAGAAGTTTGCCCTGAAGCTTTGCTCTGAGCTCGGCCTCGGCGGGGAGTTTGTCACCACCATCGCCTACAGCATCCG
It includes:
- the smarcb1a gene encoding SWI/SNF-related matrix-associated actin-dependent regulator of chromatin subfamily B member 1-A — encoded protein: MALSKTFGQKPVKFQLEEDGDYYMIGSEVGNYLRMFRGSLYKRYPSLWRKLASVEERKKIVESSHDHGYTQLATSVTLLKASEVEEILEGNDEKYKAVSISTEPPAYLREQKAKRNSQWVPTLPNSSHHLDAVPCSTTINRSRLGRDKKRTFPLCFDDHDPAVIHENATQSEVLVPIRLDMEIEGQKLRDAFTWNMNEKLISPEMFAEILCDDLDLNPLAFVPAIASAIRQQIESYPTDSLLEDQTDQRVIIKLNIHVGNISLVDQFEWDMSERENSPEKFALKLCSELGLGGEFVTTIAYSIRGQLSWHQRTYAFSENPLPTVEIAIRNTGDADQWCPLLETLTDAEMEKKIRDQDRNTRRMRRLANTAPAW